A region from the Camarhynchus parvulus chromosome 23, STF_HiC, whole genome shotgun sequence genome encodes:
- the PSMB2 gene encoding proteasome subunit beta type-2, with amino-acid sequence MEYLIGIQGPDYVLVAADTVAATSIIQMKHDHDKMFKMSEKILLLCVGEPGDTVQFAEYIQKNVQLYKMRNGYELSPTAAANFTRRNLADYLRSRTPYHVNLLLAGYDDHEGPALYYMDYLAALAKAPFAAHGYGAFLTLSILDRYYKPGITREEAVELLKKCLEELQKRFILNLTSFNARFIDKEGIHEVDNIPLAKVES; translated from the exons ATGGAGTACCTCATCGGCATCCAGGGCCCCGACTACGTCCTGGTGGCCGCGGACACCGTGGCGGCCACCAGCATCATCCAGATGAAGCACG ACCATGACAAAATGTTTAAGATGAGTGAAAAGATCTTACTGCTGTGTGTGGGGGAGCCTGGAGACACGGTGCAGTTTGCAGAATACATCCAGAAAAATGTTCAGCTCTACAAAATGAGGAATG GTTATGAATTgtctcccactgcagctgcaaactTCACCCGGCGAAACCTTGCGGACTATCTCCGGAGCCGG ACCCCTTACCATGTGAACCTTCTCCTGGCTGGCTATGATGACCACGAGGGCCCTGCCCTGTACTACATGGATTACCTGGCAGCTCTGGCTAAAGCTCCTTTTGCAGCACATGGATATGGAGCATTCCTTACCCTTAGCATCCTTGACCGCTATTACAAACCAG GTATCACACGTGAGGAAGCTGTGGAGCTCTTAAAAAAATGTCTAGAGGAG CTCCAGAAACGCTTCATCCTCAACCTGACCTCCTTCAACGCCCGGTTCATTGACAAGGAGGGCATCCATGAAGTGGACAATATACCCCTTGCCAAAGTGGAGTCCTAA